In Halobaculum sp. XH14, a single genomic region encodes these proteins:
- a CDS encoding ribulose-bisphosphate carboxylase large subunit family protein codes for MERIRARYRIETPYPLDEAAAAIAGEQSSGTFVDVPAETESLQERHGATVEEITELETVEEPTLPGARTPAEIDDSDGYRRAEVVVSYPGENVGTSLPNLVTTVGGNLFELRHFSGLRLFDIDVPAALADAYPGPQFGIEGTREIVDVYDRPLIGTIIKPSVGLSPAETGELVGELLEADLDFIKDDELIASPPYSPVKDRVTAVMGAIDSYRDETGNEVMYACNITGDVDEMLERHDAVVNAGGNCVMVSMNSVGLSALTELRKHADVPIHAHRNGWGALSRCPELGYEYQAYHQFFRLAGADQMHVNGIRNKFCESDESVIKSAKAVQTPIASDDDVAMPVFSSGQWADQAADTHEALGNVDLLYLAGGGILGHPDGPAAGVDHLKQGWEAAMKGIPLDEHAKDHQELRVALDHYERR; via the coding sequence ATGGAGAGAATTAGGGCCCGCTATCGGATAGAGACACCATATCCACTCGACGAAGCAGCAGCAGCGATAGCCGGTGAACAGTCCTCGGGAACGTTCGTCGACGTCCCCGCCGAGACGGAGTCGCTCCAGGAACGACACGGCGCCACGGTCGAGGAGATAACCGAACTCGAAACAGTCGAGGAACCGACCCTCCCTGGCGCACGCACGCCGGCGGAGATCGACGATTCGGACGGGTATCGCCGTGCGGAAGTCGTCGTCTCGTATCCCGGGGAAAACGTCGGAACGTCGCTCCCGAATCTGGTGACGACTGTGGGCGGAAACCTCTTCGAACTCCGCCATTTCTCCGGACTCCGGCTGTTCGACATCGACGTGCCAGCCGCACTGGCAGATGCGTACCCGGGTCCGCAGTTCGGTATCGAGGGCACGCGTGAGATCGTCGACGTGTACGACCGGCCGCTCATCGGGACGATCATCAAACCCAGTGTGGGCCTCTCTCCGGCGGAGACCGGTGAGCTCGTCGGGGAGTTGCTAGAGGCGGACCTCGATTTCATCAAGGACGACGAACTCATCGCAAGCCCGCCGTACTCGCCCGTCAAGGACCGCGTGACCGCGGTGATGGGGGCTATCGACTCGTATCGAGATGAGACGGGCAACGAAGTGATGTACGCCTGTAACATTACAGGCGACGTGGACGAGATGCTCGAACGACATGACGCCGTCGTCAACGCGGGCGGCAACTGCGTCATGGTGAGTATGAACAGCGTGGGGCTGTCTGCACTGACTGAACTCCGCAAGCACGCGGACGTCCCCATTCACGCCCACCGGAACGGCTGGGGTGCACTTTCACGCTGTCCCGAACTCGGATACGAATATCAGGCGTATCATCAGTTCTTCCGACTGGCTGGAGCAGACCAGATGCACGTCAACGGCATCCGGAACAAGTTCTGTGAATCCGACGAGTCCGTGATCAAGTCCGCGAAAGCGGTGCAGACGCCCATCGCGTCGGACGACGACGTCGCGATGCCCGTGTTCTCGTCGGGACAGTGGGCCGACCAGGCGGCCGATACCCACGAGGCGCTCGGGAACGTCGACTTACTGTACCTCGCCGGCGGCGGCATCCTCGGTCATCCGGACGGTCCCGCGGCGGGCGTGGATCACCTCAAACAGGGATGGGAGGCCGCCATGAAGGGCATCCCGTTAGACGAACACGCCAAGGACCACCAAGAACTACGCGTGGCCCTCGATCACTACGAGAGACGATGA
- a CDS encoding four-carbon acid sugar kinase family protein: protein MTDTDLLLAYYGDDITGSTDALEGLARNGVRAVLFLAPPDSDDLDEFDGIQAVGVAGRSRSMTPDEMDETLPSAFESLAALDPPLVHYKVCSTFDSAPEIGSIGHAIDLAQDVYDSPFVPVSQGSTVPHGRYVAFGNLFAVQDGTPYRIDRHPTMSDHPVTPMSESDLRRHLAEQTDRSIGTVDVRSLATVDSAVDSLDEATDNHEIVVFDGITTDHLETIGRVLWDRATSESDPLFAVGSSGLEHHALSSRWDALGEIDRSQSVLEPRSPVDRIAVMSGSASPVTARQIEVAAETGFTIIDLETARLVDPAEAADARAIAVEAAVQAIDGGQSVVLAAARGPDDAAIAETRLRFESVDSDETLGAVLGREQGEIFRRVLEETGIERACVAGGDTSGFVVPALDVTALEPIAPTAPGAPLCRAASNDPTFDGLELSLKGGQTGDDDYFELVRRGGVPAE, encoded by the coding sequence ATGACGGACACTGACCTCCTCCTCGCCTACTACGGCGACGATATCACCGGGTCGACGGACGCACTGGAAGGGCTGGCGCGAAATGGCGTCCGGGCAGTCCTCTTCCTCGCCCCGCCCGACTCCGACGACCTCGACGAGTTCGACGGGATTCAGGCGGTGGGCGTCGCGGGACGCAGTCGTTCGATGACGCCGGACGAGATGGACGAGACCTTGCCGTCGGCGTTCGAGTCACTCGCAGCACTTGACCCGCCGCTCGTCCACTATAAGGTATGTTCGACGTTCGATTCAGCCCCCGAAATCGGAAGCATCGGCCACGCGATAGACCTCGCCCAGGACGTCTACGACTCACCGTTCGTCCCCGTATCACAGGGCTCGACGGTTCCACACGGCCGGTACGTCGCGTTCGGGAACCTATTTGCGGTCCAGGACGGGACGCCGTACCGGATCGACCGTCATCCGACGATGAGCGACCACCCGGTGACGCCCATGTCGGAGAGCGACCTCCGTCGCCATCTGGCAGAACAGACCGACCGGTCGATCGGCACCGTCGACGTTCGCAGTTTGGCGACCGTCGACTCGGCAGTCGACTCTCTCGACGAAGCGACGGACAACCACGAGATCGTCGTGTTCGACGGGATCACGACCGATCACCTCGAGACGATTGGACGGGTCCTCTGGGACCGGGCGACGAGCGAGTCCGATCCGCTGTTTGCCGTCGGGTCGTCCGGCCTCGAACACCACGCGCTGTCGAGCCGATGGGACGCGCTCGGAGAGATCGACCGCTCCCAGTCCGTTCTCGAGCCACGGTCCCCCGTCGACCGGATCGCGGTGATGTCCGGCAGTGCCTCGCCGGTGACTGCCCGTCAAATCGAGGTCGCCGCGGAGACCGGATTCACTATCATCGATCTCGAGACGGCACGTCTCGTCGACCCCGCAGAAGCGGCGGACGCGCGCGCGATCGCCGTCGAAGCTGCGGTTCAGGCCATCGACGGCGGCCAGAGCGTCGTGCTCGCGGCCGCTCGCGGCCCTGACGATGCCGCAATCGCCGAGACACGACTACGATTCGAATCGGTCGATAGCGACGAGACGCTCGGTGCGGTACTCGGTCGGGAACAGGGCGAAATCTTCCGTCGCGTGCTCGAGGAGACCGGAATCGAACGCGCCTGTGTAGCCGGTGGTGATACGAGTGGCTTCGTCGTGCCAGCACTGGACGTCACGGCGCTAGAGCCCATCGCGCCAACCGCCCCGGGTGCTCCTCTGTGTCGCGCCGCGAGCAATGACCCAACGTTCGATGGCCTCGAGTTATCGCTCAAGGGCGGTCAGACCGGCGACGATGACTACTTCGAACTCGTCCGACGGGGCGGTGTCCCCGCGGAGTAA
- a CDS encoding NAD-dependent epimerase/dehydratase family protein, whose amino-acid sequence MDIVVTGAVGQTGSWTVDHFADMGYEVLGLDLRRPPGDRSNVDFRPADVTDQGDVLEFILDADPDTVIHFGGLRSDRGSDNAIFHTNVQGTYNVLEAAGRTDANVIWASSEAAYGRFLPDNPVEYLPIDESHPVRPKRPYGTSKLLGEEAGKAASRRYGISVVSLRATYIRYPGEYWTGILESDDEDRLGESGNLWSYVDIRDVLAFIEAAIETDLDGHEAFNVSAVDNRAGAPTRSIVKAMYGDLPDRCDISGEESIYSIEKARNLLDWTPAHRWRTAAEEESYTPSFLE is encoded by the coding sequence ATGGATATTGTCGTTACGGGCGCCGTTGGACAGACGGGGAGCTGGACCGTGGACCATTTCGCTGATATGGGATACGAGGTACTGGGCCTCGACCTACGGCGACCGCCTGGTGACCGGTCGAACGTCGATTTCCGTCCGGCAGACGTGACCGACCAGGGCGATGTCCTCGAATTCATCCTCGACGCTGACCCCGACACAGTGATTCACTTCGGGGGACTACGAAGCGATCGCGGCTCGGACAACGCGATCTTTCACACGAACGTCCAGGGGACGTACAACGTATTAGAAGCGGCCGGACGGACGGACGCGAACGTGATCTGGGCCTCCAGCGAGGCCGCATACGGTCGGTTCCTCCCGGACAATCCGGTCGAATACCTCCCGATCGATGAATCACATCCGGTGCGACCGAAGAGACCGTACGGCACGTCGAAACTCCTCGGCGAAGAGGCCGGCAAAGCGGCGTCCAGACGATACGGGATTTCCGTCGTCTCACTGCGAGCGACTTACATCCGCTACCCCGGTGAGTACTGGACGGGGATACTCGAATCCGACGACGAAGATCGACTTGGCGAGTCCGGAAATCTCTGGAGCTACGTCGACATTCGCGACGTACTCGCCTTCATCGAGGCGGCCATCGAGACCGACCTCGACGGGCACGAGGCGTTCAACGTCTCTGCCGTCGATAACCGTGCCGGTGCCCCTACACGGTCCATCGTCAAAGCGATGTACGGTGACCTGCCCGACCGTTGTGACATCTCCGGCGAAGAGTCAATCTACTCGATCGAGAAGGCCCGCAACCTTCTCGATTGGACGCCCGCGCACCGATGGCGGACCGCGGCTGAGGAGGAATCTTACACCCCCTCCTTCCTAGAGTGA
- a CDS encoding family 78 glycoside hydrolase catalytic domain, whose protein sequence is MYDGVPLEADSDYYWRVRIWDEDDRPSKWSDLSSFSTALSGEHEWDGEWISYQPGAGDSNGYRSRWHPATKDPEEWVQVDLGESRPITRIELHPASPCDGPETPDGVVVSNVYSIDDDLESGPRGFGFPVRYRIEVSDDETFAQSSVVVDRTEEAQANPGTDSRSFDVNTTARYVRVVATDLYTFDPATPPRDRFGQLRTEFAPEAYGSWQTFALAGLGVYNGGETDVAADRPVTASSSVEREGWGRSNLVDGWYASRTAAASPLFRTDVALDGDVVRARAHVCTLGYGELYANGERVGNEVLNPGWTEYDERALYSTYDLSEHLEAGENALGLWLGRGWFSKNAQGWTGFGSPRALLHLTLEYADGSTRTIGTDESWTATESPIVEHDLYDGERYDARLEQPGWTEPDFDGEWEYATVVEGPDGELTPQRLPPIRVTEQIDPVEVHDHEKGPIFDFGQNLVGWVAINVHGADAGDEITIRHAETLLDDGSLAMGDLRTADATDTYVAADSSRATYRPRFTYHGFRYVQVSNYPGDLSTDDLRAHVVHSDLDRIGSFDCSNTDLRQVQRNAMWGLRGNVHSVLTDCPQRDERFGWTGDNHIAGRSLMFNFDAALFYEKWMNDHADVQSDHGYVADTIPYGYGSTPEDPTWGITQVTIPWHLYRHYGDRGVLKRHYERMRRYVDYWDEQSNDGIIPDKYGKYGDWLAFENADGRRGLPFDLFNSAFHYHTTNLFAKIATTLGNEADAATYRRRAEHIADAINNEFFRADEARYGPGTQASYTVPLFVGLVPDEHVNDVATRLAETVRSDGCKLKTGFLGTRPLLHTLVDHGYEEIAYEVVSQPEQPGWVYMVRQGATTMWERWDSDSRIGSGMNSFNHSPFTFVSEYLYEAIAGLRLGDDPVTDHATVAPTLVDALDWAEGQVETPNGEFTVAWERTDSDRGYELSTTVPWNTTATVRLPGAADSLVTESGTRLAGTTGDVPDGIDAVRQEEGDLVVEVGSGTYQFAVESEQPSR, encoded by the coding sequence GTGTACGACGGTGTTCCCCTGGAGGCGGACAGCGACTACTACTGGAGGGTGCGGATCTGGGACGAGGACGACCGACCCTCGAAATGGTCCGACCTCTCCAGCTTCTCGACTGCGCTCTCCGGCGAGCACGAGTGGGATGGCGAGTGGATCAGCTACCAACCGGGCGCCGGCGACTCGAACGGCTACCGGAGTCGCTGGCATCCCGCCACCAAGGACCCCGAGGAGTGGGTACAGGTCGACCTCGGTGAGTCGCGTCCGATCACGCGGATCGAACTCCATCCGGCGTCGCCGTGCGACGGTCCGGAGACGCCCGATGGCGTGGTGGTCTCGAACGTCTACTCGATCGACGATGACCTTGAGAGCGGTCCCAGGGGATTCGGGTTCCCCGTTCGCTACCGGATCGAGGTTTCGGACGACGAGACGTTCGCCCAGTCGAGCGTCGTCGTCGACAGAACCGAGGAGGCGCAAGCGAACCCGGGGACCGATTCGCGCTCGTTCGACGTGAACACGACCGCACGGTACGTCCGGGTCGTTGCCACCGACCTGTACACGTTCGATCCGGCGACTCCTCCAAGAGACCGGTTTGGCCAGCTACGGACCGAGTTTGCCCCGGAGGCCTACGGGTCGTGGCAGACCTTCGCCCTCGCCGGCCTCGGAGTGTACAACGGCGGTGAAACCGACGTCGCAGCCGACCGGCCGGTGACCGCATCGTCCAGTGTCGAGCGAGAGGGGTGGGGCCGATCCAACCTCGTCGACGGATGGTACGCGTCGCGGACGGCGGCCGCCTCACCGCTGTTTCGGACCGACGTGGCGCTCGATGGAGATGTCGTACGTGCCAGAGCGCACGTCTGCACGCTCGGGTACGGTGAACTGTATGCCAATGGCGAACGAGTGGGTAACGAGGTTCTCAACCCAGGGTGGACCGAGTACGACGAGCGGGCGCTGTACAGCACGTACGACCTCAGTGAACACCTCGAAGCGGGCGAGAATGCACTGGGCCTCTGGCTCGGGCGGGGATGGTTCTCGAAGAACGCGCAGGGATGGACGGGCTTCGGTTCGCCGCGTGCCCTCCTGCATCTGACCCTCGAGTACGCGGACGGTTCGACCCGGACGATCGGGACCGACGAGTCGTGGACGGCGACGGAGAGCCCCATCGTCGAACACGACCTCTACGATGGCGAGCGGTACGACGCCCGCCTGGAACAGCCGGGATGGACGGAACCAGATTTCGACGGCGAATGGGAGTACGCGACGGTCGTCGAGGGCCCGGACGGGGAGCTCACACCCCAGCGACTCCCGCCGATCCGCGTGACGGAACAGATCGATCCGGTTGAGGTTCACGACCACGAGAAGGGCCCGATCTTCGATTTCGGCCAGAACCTCGTCGGCTGGGTGGCGATCAACGTACACGGCGCTGACGCCGGCGACGAGATAACGATTCGGCACGCAGAGACCCTCCTGGACGATGGAAGTCTCGCGATGGGAGATCTCCGAACGGCCGACGCGACGGACACCTACGTCGCTGCCGATTCGAGCCGGGCAACTTACCGACCTCGATTTACGTACCACGGATTCAGATACGTGCAGGTGTCGAACTACCCGGGCGATCTCTCGACGGACGACCTACGCGCACACGTCGTCCATTCCGATCTCGACCGGATCGGTTCGTTCGACTGCTCGAATACGGACCTCCGTCAAGTGCAACGGAACGCGATGTGGGGCCTTCGGGGTAACGTACACAGCGTCCTCACGGACTGTCCACAGCGCGACGAACGGTTCGGCTGGACCGGCGATAACCACATCGCCGGCCGGTCACTGATGTTCAACTTCGACGCGGCGCTGTTTTACGAGAAGTGGATGAACGACCACGCTGACGTCCAGTCGGACCACGGCTACGTGGCGGACACGATCCCGTACGGCTATGGATCTACGCCAGAAGACCCGACCTGGGGCATCACGCAGGTCACCATTCCCTGGCACCTGTACCGGCACTACGGTGACCGTGGCGTCCTCAAGCGTCACTACGAACGGATGCGTCGGTACGTCGACTACTGGGATGAACAGTCGAACGACGGGATCATTCCCGACAAGTACGGGAAATACGGTGACTGGCTCGCGTTCGAAAACGCCGACGGGCGACGGGGACTGCCGTTCGACCTGTTCAATAGCGCGTTCCATTACCACACGACGAATCTGTTCGCGAAGATAGCGACGACGCTCGGAAACGAGGCTGACGCCGCCACGTATCGACGGCGCGCAGAACACATCGCTGACGCCATCAACAACGAATTCTTCCGAGCTGATGAGGCGCGGTACGGACCTGGAACGCAAGCATCGTACACGGTTCCGCTGTTCGTGGGACTCGTCCCGGACGAACACGTGAACGACGTCGCCACGCGGTTGGCTGAGACTGTCCGTTCGGACGGTTGCAAACTGAAGACCGGCTTCCTCGGCACACGTCCGCTCCTCCATACCCTCGTCGACCATGGGTACGAGGAGATCGCCTACGAAGTCGTGAGCCAACCGGAGCAGCCCGGATGGGTGTACATGGTCCGGCAGGGCGCGACGACGATGTGGGAGCGCTGGGACTCGGACTCCCGGATCGGTTCCGGGATGAACTCGTTTAATCACTCTCCGTTCACGTTCGTCTCCGAGTACCTCTACGAGGCGATCGCCGGACTCCGACTGGGCGACGATCCAGTCACTGACCATGCGACGGTCGCACCGACGCTCGTTGACGCCCTCGACTGGGCCGAAGGGCAGGTGGAGACGCCCAACGGCGAGTTCACGGTGGCCTGGGAGCGGACTGACTCCGACCGGGGATACGAACTCTCCACGACAGTCCCATGGAACACGACCGCAACGGTTCGCCTGCCCGGT